The proteins below come from a single Danio aesculapii chromosome 23, fDanAes4.1, whole genome shotgun sequence genomic window:
- the olfml3a gene encoding olfactomedin-like protein 3B, which translates to MKATIFFLLLTILALSRGQYHYQGLMNYLENRMLAMEERIALWHEQNNRYNSDLKEFRQQAADLLEKLSKDHSKLRSDLEGAGARVDRVEREMDYIETKNPPKPCVKAADKMVEQDVVVKEKKKEEFFELSVCVNIISSLKAMKILKRLGSPKGLWTKDARSAKIYIFNGTSDNTLYEFSSMRELSSSSGVSKGKQITVPTAWNGTGHAVYDSFLYYISESSELQVIKYDLTNGSVADTAVLPMEERSPVYQLNPETLVDLVADEDGLWALYPAGDTINLAKMDSNSLDIEQMWDTACPRSNAEAAFIVCGTVYVVYNSKPPSRSRVQCVFDVNDMVSNGEAPLIYFPRRYGAHSSLKYNPVERQLYAWDDGYQILYKLELKKKLWAVMPPPEE; encoded by the exons ATGAAAGCCACCATATTCTTCCTTCTCTTGACCATTTTAGCTCTTTCAAGAGGCCAGTACCACTATCAGGGCCTGATGAACTACTTGGAAAACAGGATGCTGGCGATGGAG GAACGCATCGCACTCTGGCATGAGCAGAACAACCGCTACAACTCTGACCTGAAGGAGTTCAGACAGCAGGCCGCAGATCTGTTGGAAAAACTCAGCAAAGACCACAGCAAACTGCGTTCGGACTTGGAGGGCGCAGGGGCAAGAGTGGACCGAGTGGAGCGTGAGATGGACTACATCGAAACCAAGAATCCGCCAAAGCCTTGTGTGAAAGCAGCGGACAAAATGGTGGAGCAGGATGTAGTCGTCAAAGAGAAGAAGAAGGAAGAGTTCTTTGAGCTGTCAG TGTGTGTGAACATCATATCCAGTCTCAAAGCAATGAAGATCCTTAAGAGGTTAGGAAGCCCTAAAGGTCTTTGGACCAAAGATGCCAGGTCTGCAAAAATTTACATCTTCAACGGGACGTCTGACAACACGCTGTACGAGTTCAGCTCCATGCGAGAACTTTCTTCATCGTCAGGCGTATCTAAAGGCAAGCAGATCACCGTCCCCACCGCCTGGAATGGAACGGGTCATGCAGTCTACGACAGCTTTCTATATTACATCAGTGAAAGCTCAGAGCTTCAAGTGATTAAATATGACCTGACGAATGGTTCGGTTGCAGACACTGCGGTTCTTCCAATGGAGGAGCGTAGCCCAGTGTATCAGCTCAATCCAGAGACTCTTGTGGATCTGGTGGCAGATGAGGATGGGTTATGGGCGCTGTATCCGGCTGGAGACACGATTAATCTCGCCAAGATGGACTCAAACTCTCTGGATATTGAGCAGATGTGGGACACGGCTTGTCCGAGGAGCAATGCTGAAGCTGCTTTTATAGTCTGCGGCACGGTTTATGTGGTTTATAACAGCAAGCCTCCAAGCCGTTCGCGTGTGCAATGCGTGTTTGATGTGAATGATATGGTGAGCAACGGAGAGGCTCCTCTGATTTATTTCCCCAGGCGTTACGGGGCTCATTCCAGCCTCAAATACAACCCCGTGGAACGCCAGCTCTATGCTTGGGATGATGGGTATCAGATTCTCTATAAACTGGAGCTCAAGAAGAAGCTATGGGCGGTAATGCCACCGCCTGAGGAATAG